The Pseudomonas alkylphenolica genomic sequence GAGCGGCTGCTTCGCGCACCAGCTGCTCGGCCCGATCAAAGTTGTGCTGCAGGTTCCAGGTACACGGCATCTGCGTGCTGGCGACGGTCAGTAGCGTCATGGCATCACCCCTTCACTGGCCAGGCGGGCTGCTGTTGGGTGATGCAATGCACGCCACCGCCGCCGTGGGCCAGGTTGTTGATCTGCACCGGCACCACTTCGCGGCCCGGGAACGCCTTGGCCAATACGTCTGCAGCTACCTGGTCGGCCTCAATGCCATAGGCCGGCATGATGATCGCGCCATTGGCGATGTAGAAGTTGGTGTAGGAGGCGCAGAACACTTCGGCATCGACATCCACCGCCTCGCTGGCTTCATACAGTTCGAGCATTTCAAAACGCCGGCCTTGCGCATCGGTGGCCAGCTCCAGCGCCCGACGGTTCTCTCGCGCAACCTGGGCATACACCGAACTCTGGTCACGGGTAGCATCGACCAGCAATACACCAGGGCGAGCGAAGGCACAGACGCCATCAACGTGGCCGTCGGTCATATCGCCGGTGACATAATCCGGATCGCCCGGCAGCCAGATGGTTTTCTTAACGCCGAGAAAACGGGTGAAAATTTCCTCGATCTCGGCCTTGGTCATTCCCGGATTGCGGTTGGGATTGAGCAACACCGACTCGGTGGTAATCAGGGTGCCCTCGCCGTCAACATGAATAGCCCCACCTTCGTTGCTCAAGGCAGTACCAAAGCAGTCCAGACCGAGCTGGTTGAGCACGCGCCGCGCCAGGCTTTCGTCCAGATCATGCGCCGACTTGCCGCCCCAGGCGTTGAAGCGCCAGCTGACCCCGGCCAGCCCTTGTTGCGGGTGGCAGATAAAACTTGGGCCGGAGTCGCGGCACCAGCTGTCGTTGACCGCCAGCTCGATCAGCTCGATGTTCGCTCCGCACAGATCGCTGGCACTGGCTCGGGCGCAAGGATCCACCACCATCTTGACCGGTTCGAAGCGGGCAATGGCATTGGCAACACGGGCAAAATCCACCTGAACCTGCTCCAGGGTCACGCCCCAGCCAGACTCCCACAACGCCTGGTTGTGCGGCCAGACCATCCAGGTCGCTGCATGGTTCACCCACTCTGCGAGCATGAACCAACCACTGCTCAGATCGCCATTGCGCTGCATGCTTCTCACCTTTCAGTTAAGGGATATTTATTACTGAAAACCGCTGCTGCGGTGATCAACACAATGCTATGGCTTCATAATTGCGCGAACAAACGATAGATTTAGCCGACAACTGATCAGTAGAGCTTATCAATGCTAAAGCACTGGCCTCCCTTGAATGCCCTGCGCGGCTTTGAAGCCGCCGCACGCCTGGGCAGCTTTCACAAAGCCGCCGAAGAGCTGCACCTGACCCAGTCTGCGATCAGCCAGCAGATCCGCAGCCTGGAGACTTTCCTCGAGCAGCCGCTGTTCTTTCGCAACGGCCGTAGCGTCAGCCTGACCGACGCCGGTTACGACCTGCAGAGCACCACCCAGGCGATGCTGCAGCAGTTGTCGGTTGGCATCCGGCGTCTGGAGCAGTACCGCAAGCCCAATCAGCTGGTGGTCAACACCACCCCGGCGTTCGCCCGGCACTGGTTGTTGCCGCGCCTTGGGGATTTTCATCGTCAGCATCCGGAAGTGGATCTGTGGTTGTTCACCAGCTTCGATCCGCCGGACATGGCCACGCAAACCATCGACCTGAGCCTGCGCGACGACCTCAGCGCCCAGGCCGAGTGCAGCCACCAGACCCTGTTTCGCGACCGTCTGTATCCGGCCTGCCATCCTGATTTGCTCAAGGTGCCCGCAGCGCAGCGCACCACCTTGCATGGCGAACGGGAAATGGACTGGAGTCATTGGGTGGTTGAGGGGGGTGAGGATGTGGGCCAGCGCAGCAACGGCTTGAACTTCTCCGACCCTGGGTTACTGCTCGATGCGGCGTGTGCTGGCCATGGCATTGCGCTGGTCAGTCAGTTGCTTGCCACACAGGCGTGTACGCAAGGGTTGTTACAGCCGTTGTGTGCGCAAACGGTAAGGGGGCCTGACTGGAGTTGCCTGATACATCGGGACAGTGAGAAGAGCCCGTTGACGCGAAGTTTCAGCACCTGGTTGCAGGCCAGTCTGGCGGTTGATGGCGTTGATTGATTACCTCGCGGCCGAACCTAATAAACGAAAGGTCCTACAGCCTGTGTAGCATTTGCCCGCCATATACCCATACAAAAATGATGGATGATTTTCGTTCTTCACCTATGGATTGACCGATTTGGCCAATAGCCAGGTCGGTTTTCTTACGTTAAGGACTGTAAATCATGCGTCTGATTCGCCGGCAAGACCGTGAGTATCACGGCATCAGCTTAAGCAAAATTGAATCACCTTTTTTTGCGAAATTTGAAGTTCAACAAGCTCTCATTGGACGTTCATTTACGCGGATCGAAGGGCTCGATGTCCGTTCGTATGGCATAGCTTGGAGCCAGGCAGAAATACTCGATGCCGTTGAAAAGGGTGATCTGCTGTTGGTGAAGAGCAGCCCTTTCAGCCCGTTAAGCGATGATACTTTAGGCAACTATTCGCACATCACCGGCAAGGGCTGGACGGGACGCTTTCACAACACTCCGCCGGTTCAAGAGCAACCACCGCAGCCCTCTTCTGAACCGATAGTGACACCTCAGCCGCAAGAGCCCGGCTTTTACGTTGTACCCAAAAGCACGACTCGCGAGCAGTTAGAAGCCACCTTGTTCACTGAGCACAATCCAGCCGTGCTCCGTAAATTCCAGATATTGAACCCCAATCTTAACGATATCAAAGCTGGCACGATGATCGTGCTCAGCGATCCAAACAACCTGCAATGCACCCGTGAAGAAGCATTGCTGATGGAAGCAGCGGCCAAGACCAATGATGCGCTCCAACCGCTCAGCACGGATCAGGCTGACTTTATGGCCCGGCACCGTAACGAAATCGAAACCTTTCTAGCCCAGGGATCGACCGCTATCGGTATTGGCGAAGCCATGTTTGCCAAGAACCTGGAAGATGTTAAGACCGTTTTCCGTGATATCGAAGCGTTACACCAGCGCACATTCCAGGCCGATGGGCATTTGCGCTCGCCTGATTTTTTTGCCGAACGAAAGCGGCTGTTGGCACAGCTCAACATCAACCTGACTACCATGACTCGAAAAGGCATTGGCTTTCCGGATCACCCAAACTTGAAAAGCGCTTTGGGCATCTCTAGTCGCAGCCTGGTTCATCGCTGGACAAAGGCCGGTGCAGTTGACCAGATCCCCGGCTATGCCACACACATCGAAGGCGTTTCCAAAGCGGCGAAAATTCTCAAGTACGGTGGCTGGGTCGGAACGGCTATTGGTGGTGGAGCTTCCTATATGAAGGTTCAAGATGTGTGTGCAGCGGGTAGAACTGAGGCTTGCGAAAGAATCAGGTTCACTGAAACAGGAAGTTTTTTCGGCGGTGTCGCAGGTGGTGCGACGGCAGGAGGGCTGTTGACGGGCTCCGTAATCACTAGCCTCTGTATTGGGTTAGGTGTACCAACTGGCGGTTTGGCAACTTTAGCGTGTGGCATTGTGGTGGTCGGAGTTGGATCGCTTGCAGGAGGCACGCTTGGCGGAGCGGGTGGAGAGATCATCGGCGATGTTATTTATGAGACTGTTAAATGACTACTGCTGCTTTTGCTGTCGGTTATCTATGCGGATTAGTAATCATTGGTATGTTTGCTTGGATCGGCGTCGCACTGCACATGGCCTACACCAAGATGGATCTGATGCTGGAGCTCCTGAAAAACTGCTCAGCCGTAATGACTAGAGCGCCACTCCGGCATGGCGGGCCTTGGGGCAAGCTGCTTTTGGTTGGGGGGATCTCCGGAATTGTAACATTTCCCGGAATTTACCTTAAGCACGGGGGAGTCAGCACCGAAGACTTAGAAAAAATGCCGAAGCAGCTTAAACGAAAATTGGAATTATTGCAGTGGTGCGCAATAGGGCTACTGATTTCCTTGGCGTTGTTTGTAGCGCTTTACAAAATAATAGAGGCGCACCACATCTAAGAAATTACATCATGGAACTACAAATGATTATCAGCATCGCTGACAGCATATTTCTTGCTGCCGGGTTATTAAACATTAGCGGGATAGCTGTTTTGGTCGGTGTAGTGCTCCACTTGGGCTATACCAAAATGGATGTGATGTTGGAGCATCTAAAAAACTGCCCTGCCGTCAAGGTTCATATTCCTCTCAAGAATGGGGGCCCTTGGGGAAAGTTTCTGCTCGTCGGGTGGATCGCAGGGGTTGTTACATTTCCCGGATTTTATCTTAAACATGGCGGCGTCAGCATCAACGACCTGAACAATTTCCCAGGATCTCTGAAGCGAAAACTGGTGCTGACAAAATGGGCTGCGATAGTTCTTTCAGGCACCCTGATCTTACTTTTTCTACTCAGAGAAACGGGCACACTAAAATAGTCTTGATGCCCCTCGACCGTACTACGACAAATCAAACAGATAATTCAATGAGCCTGAATACTGCGGATAAAATATTTCTAGCTGCTGGAATAATAGATTTTGGCGGAATATTTGTTTGGATCGGCGTCTATTTGCACATTACATACACCAAGATGAGTCTGATGTTGGAGCATCTAAAAAATAGCTCCGTGCTTCGAACGCTAACCCCGCTCAGACACGGTGGACCATGGGGAAAACTTTTGTTGGTTGGTGGGATTTCAAACATTCTAACGTTTCCCCGCTTTTACCTTAACCGCAGAAGTGTTAGCGCTGAGGACCTCCGTAACTTTCCAGCATCGCTTAAACGCAAGCTAGTGGTATTGCAGTGGTTCGGGATAGGTCTGCTGCTAACAATGATTTCTCTTGCAGTAGCGGTGAAGCTCGGCTTTGTTTAGTTTGGCCGGGCACTTAAACCTTCACCTCTAGACAAACCAGCCTACTCAAGTAGTCTTGAGTGGGGCCTGTTTGCAACATATCCAAGCGCCCTTATGAGTTCTTCATAGTCGCCATCAGCCAACACTTGAGAAAGGTACTCCCTGATCACCTCATCGCTATCCAGCAGTGCTGGCATATCGAACGTACTGAGTGTCAGGTTCATGATCAATTGTCCTTGAGCAGCATTCTGGCCAGTTGAATAT encodes the following:
- a CDS encoding agmatine deiminase family protein; this translates as MQRNGDLSSGWFMLAEWVNHAATWMVWPHNQALWESGWGVTLEQVQVDFARVANAIARFEPVKMVVDPCARASASDLCGANIELIELAVNDSWCRDSGPSFICHPQQGLAGVSWRFNAWGGKSAHDLDESLARRVLNQLGLDCFGTALSNEGGAIHVDGEGTLITTESVLLNPNRNPGMTKAEIEEIFTRFLGVKKTIWLPGDPDYVTGDMTDGHVDGVCAFARPGVLLVDATRDQSSVYAQVARENRRALELATDAQGRRFEMLELYEASEAVDVDAEVFCASYTNFYIANGAIIMPAYGIEADQVAADVLAKAFPGREVVPVQINNLAHGGGGVHCITQQQPAWPVKG
- a CDS encoding LysR substrate-binding domain-containing protein, producing the protein MLKHWPPLNALRGFEAAARLGSFHKAAEELHLTQSAISQQIRSLETFLEQPLFFRNGRSVSLTDAGYDLQSTTQAMLQQLSVGIRRLEQYRKPNQLVVNTTPAFARHWLLPRLGDFHRQHPEVDLWLFTSFDPPDMATQTIDLSLRDDLSAQAECSHQTLFRDRLYPACHPDLLKVPAAQRTTLHGEREMDWSHWVVEGGEDVGQRSNGLNFSDPGLLLDAACAGHGIALVSQLLATQACTQGLLQPLCAQTVRGPDWSCLIHRDSEKSPLTRSFSTWLQASLAVDGVD